Proteins co-encoded in one Centropristis striata isolate RG_2023a ecotype Rhode Island chromosome 24, C.striata_1.0, whole genome shotgun sequence genomic window:
- the abcb6a gene encoding ATP-binding cassette sub-family B member 6, with translation MVFIQSYCEVNSSISHTWVDEGIAPCFYFTLLPTILLTIAFFLGTIHCIFYQKYGTEMEPKFIPRSRLYGFQQAVSILLLIQFLGGMVWRAASGGELPGYVVLYGCFSILGWAWAIALLRVERRRVLLMDRTRGHSAALLLFWAVAFAAENLAFVSWFSPHWWWALENYQQQVQFALWLMRYMGTMLLFFIGLKAPGLPRRPYMLLINEDERDVENTGQSLLGRTEENQSTWKDFGKKCRMLLPYMWPKGNIVLQLLVLFCLTLLGVERAINVFVPIYYKNIVNELTDGSSWNTLATTVCIYSLLKFLQGGGAGASGFVSNMRSFLWIKVQQFTSRVVQVRLFGHLHGLSMRWHLGRKTGDVLRSIDRGNTSINSLLTYIVFSIFPTIADIIISIIYFITYFNAWFGLIIFVCMTLYLTLTIIITEWRTKYRRDMNQQDNNARSKAVDSLLNFETVKYYNAENYEVSRYEDTILKYQASEWKTQASLAFLNQTQNVIIGAGLLAGSLLCAYFVTEGRFKVGDFVLFGTYIIQLYTPLNWFGTYYRLIQNSFVDMESMFKLFEEDQEVKDEVNAGSLLYQHGKVEFENVYFSYTNGKEILTDVSFTVLPGQTVAFVGQSGSGKSTIMRLLFRFYDVQGGCIRIDGQDISKVKQTSLRAHIGVVPQDTVLFNDTIRDNIRYGRISASDQEVEEAALAADIHDKIMTFPEGYDTQVGERGLKLSGGEKQRVAIARTILKAPEIILLDEATSALDTQTERNIQASLAKVCTSRTTLVVAHRLSTIIGADLILVVNDGRIAEQGGHEELLAKGGLYADMWMNQQQAQDSDSSSDTEAKDRQSEKLQPPSTSSGHGHGH, from the exons ATGGTGTTTATTCAGAGCTACTGTGAAGTCAATTCCTCCATCTCCCACACCTGGGTGGATGAAGGCATCGCCCCCTGCTTCTACTTCACCCTCCTCCCCACCATCCTGCTCACCATCGCCTTCTTCCTCGGCACCATCCACTGCATATTCTACCAGAAATATGGCACCGAGATGGAACCCAAGTTCATCCCACGCTCCCGTCTGTACGGTTTCCAGCAGGCCGTCTCCATCCTCCTGCTGATTCAGTTCCTGGGTGGGATGGTGTGGCGTGCTGCCAGCGGAGGAGAGCTCCCAGGCTACGTGGTGCTGTATGGCTGCTTCTCCATCCTGGGCTGGGCCTGGGCCATAGCGCTGCTCCGGGTGGAGAGACGCAGGGTCCTGCTGATGGACCGGACCAGGGGCCACAGCGCTGCTCTGCTGCTTTTCTGGGCCGTGGCTTTTGCAGCTGAGAACTTGGCCTTCGTCTCCTGGTTTAGTCCTCACTGGTGGTGGGCTCTTGAGAACTACCAACAACAG GTGCAGTTTGCCCTGTGGCTGATGCGCTACATGGGCACCATGCTGCTCTTCTTCATTGGTTTAAAAGCTCCAGGGCTGCCACGGAGACCATACATGCTGCTGATAAACGAAGATGAGCGTGACGTAGAGAACACTGGACAG agccTTTTGGGCAGAACCGAAGAGAACCAGTCCACCTGGAAGGATTTCGGCAAGAAATGCCGCATGCTTCTTCCTTACATGTGGCCCAAAGGAAACATCGTCCTCCAGCTGCTGGTCCTCTTCTGCTTAACGCTGCTGGGAGTCGAGAGAGCGATTAACGTCTTTGTACCGATTTACTACAAGAATATTG TGAATGAACTGACTGATGGCAGCAGCTGGAACACTCTGGCTACCACAGTGTGTATTTATTCCCTGCTCAAGTTCCTGCAGGGCGGCGGTGCAG GCGCCTCAGGTTTTGTCAGCAACATGCGTTCTTTCCTGTGGATCAAGGTGCAGCAGTTCACCAGCCGCGTGGTTCAAGTGCGTCTGTTCGGCCACTTGCACGGCCTCTCCATGCGCTGGCACCTGGGCCGCAAAACCGGCGACGTGCTGAGGAGCATCGACCGCGGCAACACCTCCATCAACAGCCTGCTCAC CTACAttgtgttcagcatctttccaACTATTGCTGATATCATCATTTCTATCATCTACTTCATCACTTATTTCAACGCCTGGTTCGGACTTATTATCTTCGTCTGCATGACCCTGTACCTCA CTCTGACTATCATCATCACCGAATGGAGAACCAAATACAGGCGAGACATGAACCAGCAGGACAACAACGCCAGGTCCAAGGCTGTGGACTCCTTGTTAAACTTTGAGACG GTGAAATACTACAACGCAGAGAACTATGAGGTCAGCCGTTATGAGGACACGATCTTAAAATATCAG GCGTCAGAGTGGAAGACCCAGGCGTCCCTCGCCTTCCTCAACCAAACTCAGAACGTGATCATCGGAGCAGGGCTGCTGGCCGGCTCCCTGCTCTGTGCATACTTTGTGACTGAAGGAAGGTTTAAG GTTGGAGATTTTGTTCTCTTTGGCACCTACATCATCCAGCTGTACACTCCTCTCAACTGGTTTGGAACCTACTACAG ACTGATCCAGAATTCTTTCGTTGATATGGAAAGCATGTTCAAACTTTTTGAAGAAGATCAAGag GTAAAAGATGAAGTAAACGCTGGGAGTCTTCTCTACCAACACGGAAAAGTGGAGTTTGAGAACGTTTACTTCAGCTACACAAACGG caaagAAATTCTCACGGATGTTTCCTTCACCGTGCTCCCAGGACAGACAGTTGCCTTT GTGGGACAATCAGGCTCAGGAAAGAGCACCATCATGCGGCTCCTCTTCCGCTTTTATGATGTTCAGGGAGGCTGCATTCGCATCGACGGGCAGGAtatatcaaaa GTGAAGCAGACGTCTCTGCGAGCTCACATCGGCGTGGTTCCCCAGGATACCGTGCTCTTCAATGACACCATCCGGGACAACATCCGCTACGGACGCATCAGCGCCAGCGaccaggaggtggaggaggcggCGCTGGCTGCTGATATACACGATAAAATCATGACGTTCCCTGAAG GTTATGACACTCAGGTGGGTGAAAGAGGTCTGAAGCTGAGcggaggagagaagcagagggtGGCCATCGCCAGAACCATCCTCAAAGCACCAGAGATCATCCTGCTGGACGAG GCCACTTCTGCActggacacacagacagaacgCAACATCCAGGCCTCACTGGCTAAAGTCTGCACCAGCCGTACAACACTTGTTGTAGCTCACAG GTTGTCCACCATAATCGGAGCAGACTTGATTCTGGTCGTCAATGACGGTCGGATTGCTGAGCAGGGAGG ACATGAGGAGTTACTGGCCAAGGGAGGCTTGTACGCTGACATGTGGATGAACCAACAGCAGGCCCAGGACTCCGATTCCTCGTCGGACACGGAAGCAAAAGACCGCCAGTCGGAGAAACTGCAGCCGCCATCAACATCTTCAGGCCACGGCCACGGCCACTGA